One genomic region from Silurus meridionalis isolate SWU-2019-XX unplaced genomic scaffold, ASM1480568v1 Scaffold367, whole genome shotgun sequence encodes:
- the LOC124382463 gene encoding paraneoplastic antigen Ma2-like yields the protein MLPTPAGEEQFDHWLEQARVMVEECDCSFKEKKRRLMESLRGPALELVKAVRASNPDVSPEDCIEVLEHAFGTAETGDDLYFAFRSLQQQAGEKLSDFLRRLEQSLNKVVQKGGLPPAYADKTRLEQLLQGAIASDLMLVNLRLRERKANPPTFLELLKEIREEEEYEASRRKISPAVQSACIRQEMEVKQTELQHLKSEIKELKSLVAAVVSKPAQVRSDHVEKSTLTTPSENSSDSEVLALKKQMKRLQRKFIQNVDESQAAVSAINSSKPVASSPRKSFRGSDQHFCYRCG from the coding sequence ATGTTGCCCACTCCAGCAGGGGAAGAACAGTTTGACCACTGGCTGGAGCAGGCCCGTGTCATGGTGGAGGAATGTGACTGCTCCTTCAAAGAGAAAAAACGGAGACTGATGGAAAGTCTTAGAGGCCCAGCACTAGAACTTGTTAAAGCTGTGAGAGCTAGTAATCCAGATGTGAGTCCTGAAGACTGTATAGAGGTTCTTGAGCATGCTTTTGGTACAGCAGAGACAGGAGATGACTTGTACTTTGCATTTCGTTCATTGCAGCAGCAAGCTGGTGAGAAGCTCTCTGATTTCCTTAGACGGCTTGAACAGTCACTAAATAAAGTGGTCCAGAAAGGTGGTCTTCCTCCTGCATATGCCGATAAAACAAGATTAGAACAGTTATTGCAAGGTGCTATAGCTTCCGACTTGATGTTGGTCAATCTCCGATTAAGAGAAAGGAAAGCAAATCCGCCCACATTTCTCGAATTATTGAAGGAGATACGTGAAGAGGAAGAATATGAAGCCTCAAGGAGAAAGATTAGTCCTGCTGTGCAAAGTGCCTGCATCAGACAGGAGATGGAGGTAAAGCAGACTGAACTTCAACACTTGAAATCTGAGATAAAAGAGCTCAAGTCATTAGTTGCTGCTGTGGTGTCAAAGCCAGCTCAAGTTAGATCCGACCATGTAGAGAAATCTACCCTGACTACACCTAGTGAAAACAGTTCTGACAGTGAAGTATTAGCattgaaaaaacaaatgaagcGTCTACAAAGGAAATTCATACAGAATGTTGATGAATCACAAGCTGCAGTTTCAGCCATAAATTCCTCAAAACCAGTGGCCAGTTCTCCAAGAAAATCATTCAGGGGTTCAGATCAACACTTCTGTTATCGATGTGGCTGA